The following proteins are encoded in a genomic region of Betaproteobacteria bacterium:
- the pheS gene encoding phenylalanine--tRNA ligase subunit alpha, translating to MDNLDGIIADAKSNFDSITDLAALEQAKARFLGKSGALTEILKGLGKLSAEERPQAGALINKAKEQIEALLQARREAIEMSSLEARLAEEALDVTLPGRGRSRGGVHPVIRTWQRIEAIFRSVGFDVADGPEIETDWHNFTALNQPQNHPARSMHDTFYVEGGLLLRTHTSPMQVRYARTHKPPIKVISPGRTYRVDSDATHSPMFHQVEGLWLDENISFADLKGVYTDFLRRFFETDELQVRFRPSFFPFTEPSAEIDMVFASGPYKGRWLEISGAGQVHPNVVRNFGLDPERFIGFAFGSGLERLTMLRYGIDDLRLFYDGDLRFLRQFN from the coding sequence ATGGATAACCTCGACGGCATCATTGCCGACGCGAAATCGAATTTCGACAGCATCACCGACCTTGCTGCCCTCGAGCAGGCCAAGGCGCGTTTTCTTGGCAAGAGCGGTGCGCTGACTGAAATACTGAAAGGGCTCGGCAAGCTTTCTGCCGAGGAGCGCCCGCAGGCAGGCGCACTGATCAACAAGGCCAAGGAACAGATCGAAGCTCTGCTGCAGGCACGCCGTGAGGCGATCGAGATGTCTTCTCTGGAAGCCCGATTGGCGGAAGAGGCGCTCGATGTAACGCTTCCCGGGCGCGGGCGCAGTCGCGGCGGGGTGCATCCGGTCATCCGCACCTGGCAGCGTATCGAAGCGATTTTCCGTTCGGTGGGATTCGACGTCGCCGATGGTCCGGAAATCGAAACCGATTGGCACAATTTCACCGCGCTCAATCAGCCGCAGAATCATCCGGCGCGATCAATGCACGACACGTTCTATGTCGAGGGTGGGCTGCTGCTTCGCACGCACACCAGTCCGATGCAGGTGCGTTACGCCCGAACCCATAAGCCGCCGATCAAGGTTATCTCACCGGGCCGGACCTATCGGGTTGACTCGGATGCGACTCATTCGCCCATGTTCCATCAGGTCGAAGGTCTGTGGCTCGACGAGAACATCAGCTTCGCCGACCTGAAAGGCGTCTATACCGATTTCCTGCGCAGATTTTTCGAAACCGACGAACTGCAGGTGCGCTTCCGCCCATCCTTCTTTCCTTTCACCGAGCCTTCCGCCGAAATCGACATGGTTTTTGCCAGCGGACCTTACAAGGGACGATGGCTGGAGATTTCGGGCGCCGGGCAGGTGCACCCGAACGTGGTGCGCAATTTCGGACTCGACCCCGAACGTTTCATCGGCTTTGCATTCGGCAGCGGACTGGAACGTCTGACCATGCTGCGTTATGGGATCGACGACCTGCGCCTGTTTTACGACGGTGACCTGCGTTTCCTGCGGCAATTCAACTGA